The following are from one region of the Corylus avellana chromosome ca1, CavTom2PMs-1.0 genome:
- the LOC132171087 gene encoding putative F-box protein At5g55150, with the protein MPWLMLPLSKSRLQSHRSRYDISTDKTYHLELLEACFPELRIDSSNGWLVEEDSSSSTTPLPSFSSILSPESSSISLRSPPSPTLRVSTTPNQEDNFMAVAIINMTGGLAYCKNGHRSLTFMGHLGLSFYDVTYYKDKFYAVDQCGSMAACDVIGESPSVSKIVLRGLQDELEPAAVG; encoded by the exons ATGCCATGGCTTATGCTTCCCCTCTCAAAATCCCGTCTACAATCCCACCGCTCCCGCTACGACATATCTACTGACAAGACCTACCATCTAGAGCTACTAGAAGCTTGTTTCCCCGAGCTTCGCATTGACTCCTCCAACGGCTGGCTTGTCGAAGAAGACTCGTCATCTTCGACAACTCCTCTGCCATCTTTCTCCTCAATCCTATCACCCGAGTCCAGTTCCATCTCCCTCCGCTCTCCTCCTTCCCCAACATTGAGAGTGTCGACTACTCCAAA TCAAGAAGATAACTTCATGGCGGTGGCGATTATCAATATGACCGGTGGGTTGGCTTACTGTAAGAACGGCCATCGATCTTTGACTTTCATGGGCCATTTGGGGCTTTCCTTCTACGACGTTACATATTATAAAGACAAATTCTATGCTGTGGATCAGTGCGGATCAATGGCGGCTTGCGATGTAATCGGCGAATCACCGAGTGTTTCG AAAATTGTTCTTAGAGGTTTACAGGATGAATTGGAGCCGGCTGCGGTGGGGTAG